The DNA window GAACATCCAAGGATAAATGTTTTATGACTTCCTTTAGTACTTAGACATATTCATGAAACAAGTCTTCCACATAAAAACCATGTCAATCAATCCAAAGCACTAAACATGTTAATCATGAATCACACTTACCACACTTTTTGTATAAGTGAAAATGATGAGGTATGTTGATCTCTCACATGACAAATTTTGCTAACATCTAGATCAATTCATACTTTCATCCAAGCAAGATATGTTGATAAGCAAGAACATAGATCACTAAGGTCttttatggttgtaatgtggccaaggtaccaaggaagtgtcatttctaggGGTAATGGAAACAAAAAGgttgttgatttttctttttagaaGAGCATTCATAAATTGTGATTCTTCTACACATATCACTCATCCTACCtttcttgtttctttctttttgaattctttcttgttgttcatttctttttcttttttttttcttttcttactttctatttcttcttttgattctcatatctctttattttcttttgaagaaagtattttttctcttttcttcccaACTTGAACAACACCTTACTTGCTATGAATGCTCATTAAGATTTGGAAAAAGATATTATGGTTTCAAGGTTTTATTCAAGGAAAAATAGAATCTATCATTTATGAACTTTTTATGATTTTCAAAGATATAGAACAATATCCATTAAGTGGTTTACTTAATGTATTTTTCAGTTCATCAATGATAGATTCATAGTCATATGGCTCAAAaagggtttgcaaaagatcacttACTCACAAGGGATAATGAGGCTATATTTGGTTTAGTAGTTATGCTCAATTTCAAAGAATttgccttgatcccttctatgtCTTTGCAATTACCAACATAAATgcaagattaagcatgaatcaaacgagttaaaacaagaatttatCAGTCTCCTTAGCATATTGTGAACAATGGAAGGTTACCTCACTTTCTTGTTTTAGAACTTAGTGATTCATATGAAAACATGTCATGGCATAGGTTTGAATGAACTGGTTTTATGCAGCCTACTCATGTCATGTATATGCTAAATTCTAAGAAAGCATTAAACATGTACCTTGGATAGTGCAATCCTTTCAACTCATGTCCTTAACCTTGTTCTTTTGGTTTAAGTGAAATTGATCTTCCACTCTATGCTTCTTCTTTCAATTCATCGTTAGAGGACAACAAGCATCATGAATTGGTCATAAGTCATCTATAGCTCAAAAgtgaaaacacacaaaaaatgaaGAAGATGGCATGATTGGCAAAGATTTTTGCTGAACTTGCTGCGTTCGCTGCAGCGAAGCAGggcttcgcgtagcgaactctgcATAATtctgttttctgcagaattttctTTGTGCTATGTCATGCCATTTTCTtcctactaatctattaattatgcatAAAGGAAATGAAAGCAATGAAAAGTTGGGTTACCTCCCAACAAGTGcttgtttaacgtcgttagctcgacgcctatTTCGAGTAAGCTTTATGGTGGTTTGTATGAATTCGTCAAAATGTCCTTGCCACCATACTTTGGCCTTTCTTTCTTGTCCATTTCTTTTAATGCTTCCAGGCCTAATTCATCAGGAGCTTTATCTTTGGAATAATCATCCTCCTTGTGTTGAAACAATGTGAAATTGATTTCTCCATCTTTGTGCCTTACCTTCATTTTCCTTTCATCCACGTCAATCATCATTCTTGCCAATTTTATGAAGGGACGACCTAAGATTGGAGGGCCGTCTTCATTACCGTTCATGCTTATTACCACAAAGCCAGTTGAACATTGAAAACTCTCCAATTTGATCATTACGTCTTTCATCACGCCAATTGGTTTTGTGGTTGACTTGTCAGCAAGTTGTAATTTCATTGTCGTAGGGCTCAAATGAAGATCTTCAATCTTTCTCATGGTGGATAATGGAAGAAGATTGACGCTTGATCCAAGATCAACTAAAgcattattaaaatagatatttCCAATGGTAACTGGTAAGTTAACTTGTCCAGGATCGGTCGCCTTTGCTTCATCCTTCTTTTCATTgttttcttcttgattttccATCACCACCATCTTTTCTTTttcactctccccaactttattTTCAACCACTTCTACTTTTATTGTTGTGATTGAATTGCAATTCTCTTTTGGATTGGTTTGAGTAGATGCGGTGAACGTACCTCTTTGTTGATCACTTAGTTGCTTTGCAATTTGTCCAACTTGCGTTTCAAGATTTCTTATTAATGCATCGGTGTTTTTCTGGTTTGCCATGGACAGTTGCATAAATTGATTCAAGGTATCCTCTATCTTTGAAAGCTTGTCTGAATGCGTGTAACTTTGGTATTGATTTGATCTGTTTTGGCCATAGCTTGTGTTGTTGTTGTACGGATAACCTTGGTTATTTTGGTATGGAGTTTGCCTTTGTTGTTGATTTCCAAGATAGTTCACTTCTTCATTGAGTGGAGGGAAAAAACCAGTTTGGTGATCCCCTGTGCATAACTCACAAACAGCTACTTGTTGTGATGTGCTTGACGAACCGTGCATTtctttgagttgttgaggtaGCTTGGATAATTGTTTTGTTAATTCTTCCACAGTTTGAGTGAGCAGTTTATTTTGGGCCAGGATTGCGTCATTCGTGCCTAATTCCAAAATTCCAGCTTTCTTTTGCACGTTACCTCGATTGTGTTGCACTTGGTGGTCTGTGAGAGCCATTTTGTTGATAATAGCCGCTGCTTCTTCTGCGCTTTTTGCTAATAACGAGCCACCAGCTGTTGCGTCGAGTAAGAGTTTCGGTTGAGGTAGCAATCCATTGCGGAAGATGTGGATTTGTGAGAGGTTATCAAAACCATGATTTGGACACTTTCTTAGCATGGATTTATAACGTTCCCATGCTTCACATAATGTTTCATTTGCGGCTTGAGTATATGTGGCGATGGCTGTTTTTGCGTCCATGAATCGATTATGTGAGAAAAACCTGCTAAgaatttttttctccaaaacgtTCCAATTGGTCATGGTTTCTGTTGATTGATCATGATACCATTCCTTTGCTTTCCCAATCAACGAGTGCGGAAATAGTCTCATGAACACGACTTCTTCTTCGGCTGCCGGTGTTCCTAATGTACCAGCGATCTCATAGAATTTGGTGAGGTGGGTGTATGGATCTTCATGGTCCAAACGTGAAAAAGGGTTAGCGTACATGATTTGTAGCATACCTGTTTTCATCTCAGCTCGTCGTGCGGCTGGGTTATTGGTGAGATGAGCGAACCGTCTTGGGCTGCTTTCGCAAGGTGGTTCCACATGGTTTTCTTCGGCCATTGTCTCTTTGATAGGATGATTTGAGGAAGTATTTAATGTAGAAGCTCCTTTCTTTTGGTTTTTCTGTTTGGATAGTTGTTTTTGCCTCTTTGTTTGCCTTTTGTTCTTTCGGATTtttctttcgatctcgggatcaaaaagaagttgttcctttgaacttTTGCCTCGAAGCATAAACAAAATTTCTTTCACCTATCCAAACACTTGAGCAAAAGTTgcgaaaaacagaaaaatatatacaatatataaacAGATTCACAAAGCTTAAAAGTATAGAAACGATTGCGATGTTTTAATATcttaaacgccaatccccggcaacggcgccaatttgatgttgtagaaagtacaattcaaatgtaagtattttatattatcgtatccacagggattggagcgatatcaaaaccgttcaacaatttctatagttctaagcataaggtttcaagtttgtttggttgaaagttacggaaagtaaaaatgcgtaaataacgaaagataagtttagaggaatagacttgttgggaattggttttcatccacCGATTCAATATGTAAATCTGAGATCATTTATACATAATGTATGCTTGTTTCAAtatcatcacgtattgctcacaacaaagttcatgtctaaacgtttgttgagatttctaccttatggtttaatcgacgatttctcagcctattaaacgatacggtagcattaagtttcaatacttgaagtgaatattaaacctaaatctatgtctagcatttagagtttaatagttgttatcttggatctagattagaatcgtatttgtcaatatcaattcaatccatgaaataaacggtaaaacgaagataacaacgataatgattcaaacataaattatatataacgccatgatcaaagtaaatacatactgtttggtgaactacgaccaatcccaacaagagagggatttagctactcatggtagtTTGAAGCTCAATGGAAGATTTGAGTTGGAACGACATCAATGACGATTTCTCGACTCTCGATGTATCTCCAGCTCCTTCTCCCTAAAAACCTCTTATATTTCTATTCTACTGCTATTACAAAAGTGTTACAATGATAGAAACTGAATGAATCCTTTCTGAAATGAGTTCTGCTCCTTTTATAGCAGTTCTGGCCGcctgagttcgctacgcgaacagaagttcgctacagcgaacgttTGCTTCAGGGTTAAGTCTTTGTTGAACCgccagagttcgctacgcgaaggatatttcgctacagcgaatgttttcttcagctttaagaaattcaaatcttctagaaaccgccaaagttcgctacagcgaaatatggttcgctgcagcgaatgtaccTCGCTACTGCTTGCTGCTAGCGAAACTGGGAAGTTTGATTCTGActtcattcgctacagcgaaatatggttcgctgcagcgaatcgggccttcgctaccattcgctacctttcgctacctttcgctgcagcgaatgcactGTTTCTGGATTTTTGCCTTTGAGTGCCTagggttcgctacagcgaaatatagttcgctgcagcgaatgctctGTTTTCTAGTTTTTGCTTTAAGGCCAAATCCTGCACAAAAA is part of the Vicia villosa cultivar HV-30 ecotype Madison, WI linkage group LG2, Vvil1.0, whole genome shotgun sequence genome and encodes:
- the LOC131649366 gene encoding uncharacterized protein LOC131649366, producing the protein MAEENHVEPPCESSPRRFAHLTNNPAARRAEMKTGMLQIMYANPFSRLDHEDPYTHLTKFYEIAGTLGTPAAEEEVVFMRLFPHSLIGKAKEWYHDQSTETMTNWNVLEKKILSRFFSHNRFMDAKTAIATYTQAANETLCEAWERYKSMLRKCPNHGFDNLSQIHIFRNGLLPQPKLLLDATAGGSLLAKSAEEAAAIINKMALTDHQVQHNRGNVQKKAGILELGTNDAILAQNKLLTQTVEELTKQLSKLPQQLKEMHGSSSTSQQVAVCELCTGDHQTGFFPPLNEEVNYLGNQQQRQTPYQNNQGYPYNNNTSYGQNRSNQYQSYTHSDKLSKIEDTLNQFMQLSMANQKNTDALIRNLETQVGQIAKQLSDQQRGTFTASTQTNPKENCNSITTIKVEVVENKVGESEKEKMVVMENQEENNEKKDEAKATDPGQVNLPVTIGNIYFNNALVDLGSSVNLLPLSTMRKIEDLHLSPTTMKLQLADKSTTKPIGVMKDVMIKLESFQCSTGFVVISMNGNEDGPPILGRPFIKLARMMIDVDERKMKVRHKDGEINFTLFQHKEDDYSKDKAPDELGLEALKEMDKKERPKYGGKDILTNSYKPP